In Osmerus mordax isolate fOsmMor3 chromosome 13 unlocalized genomic scaffold, fOsmMor3.pri SUPER_13_unloc_1, whole genome shotgun sequence, a single genomic region encodes these proteins:
- the mapk8ip1b gene encoding C-Jun-amino-terminal kinase-interacting protein 1: MEKGHVRRGTNSVSGRAELGAVGHIHTEMLHLDLIDDDDSYCGDTEPSKPCATASLLATKDPTATVTMDTYRPKRPTTLNLFPMVPRTQDTLNNNSFGKKYSWQEKVSRSASPLKTGDISPPHEHTCLSDEDKQRQGGGAQVGVAQTKDCGTSTDGPCRRGHAPVTTGTRSKLQDRKPPPPPPPPQDYAPLRPRGGGVEDRMHYTTDVCLEPTEEIYLTPVLRSSESLHDHAHDHAHAHPDLPPSQQPEHGRMSLSSDTEGPPPYQPLPDRTNPCISEEDEVYVAPPPSYASCMEALATPPAPLGGSALDMSLQGAGLGVVGAGLGVQYVDDYGGEEEEDRVMRDGPGKEGGGAGRQGAGRGPRGPGAPPRTSMSSEASGLSYDSVKYTLVVDEHAQLELISLRQCYQGYSDDSDTATVYDNCVSSPYESAIGEEGEEEGEGEGEEEGEEEEEEEEERDRVGGGRREASACLSDDSTPEADLNFSKKFLNVFLNGRSRSSSAESFGLVSCVVNGEEKDQTHRAVYRFIPRHDDELELEVDDPLLVLSQGEDYWYEGYNMRSGAHGIFPAFYATEIAKEPRALTEGRTSEWVDRYRLKFLGSVQVPYHKGNDVLCAAMQKIATNRRLTVQYNPPSSCILEINMKGVKLMVQDDYYASDRSNECNHFFQLKNVSFCGCHPKNSKYFGFITKHPADQRFACHVFVSESSTKPLAQSVGKAFQLYYKEFVEFSCPTEDIYLE, encoded by the exons ATGGAAAAG GGCCATGTGAGGCGGGGGACCAATAGCGTGTCAGGGAGGGCGGAGCTAGGAGCTGTCGGACACATCCACACGGAGATGCTTCATTTGGACCTGATCGACGACGACGACAGTTACTGCGGCGACACAGAACCCTCCAAGCCGTGCGCCACAGCATCCCTGCTAGCGACCAAGGACCCCACGGCAACCGTAACCATGGATACCTACCGTCCCAAGAGACCTACGACCCTTAACCTCTTCCCCATGGTGCCACGCACGCAG GATACGCTGAACAACAATTCGTTTGGTAAGAAGTACAGCTGGCAGGAGAAGGTGTCTCGGTCGGCCTCCCCCCTCAAGACAG GTGACATTTCCCCCCCCCACGAGCACACCTGTCTGAGCGACGAGGACAAGCAGcggcaggggggcggggcccaGGTGGGCGTGGCCCAGACCAAGGATTGCGGCACGTCCACGGACGGCCCCTGCCGCCGAGGCCACGCCCCTGTCACCACGGGAACACGCTCCAAGCTGCAGGATAGGAAGCCGCCGcccccgccgccaccgccgcagGACTACGCGCCCCTGCGCcccagggggggcggggtggaggacaggatgCACTACACCACGGACGTGTGTCTGGAGCCCACCGAGGAGATCTACCTCACGCCCGTGCTGCGCTCCTCAGAGTCCCTCCACGACCACGCCCACGACCACGCCCACGCTCAtccagacctccctccctcccagcagccAGAGCACGGGCGCATGTCCCTCAGCTCAGACACCGAAGGCCCGCCTCCCTACCAGCCCCTCCCCGACCGGACCAATCCCTGCATCAGCGAGGAGGACGAGGTCTAcgtggccccgcccccttctTACGCCTCGTGCATGGAGGCACTCGccacccctcccgcccccctcggGGGCTCTGCCCTGGACATGAGCCTGCAGGGGGCAGGACTGGGTGTGGTGGGGGCGGGACTGGGTGTGCAGTACGTGGATGActatgggggggaggaggaggaggacagggtgaTGAGGGACGGaccagggaaggaggggggaggtgcggggaggcagggggcaggcagggggccCCGGGGCCCCGGGGCCCCACCTCGGACTTCCATGAGTTCTGAGGCCAGCGGCCTTTCGTACGACTCTGTGAAATACACGCTGGTGGTGGACGAACACGCCCAGCTGGAACTTATCAGCCTTCGGCAGTGTTACCAAGGTTACAGCGACGACAGCGACACGGCAACCGTATACGACAACTGCGTCTCGTCTCCGTATGAGTCGGCCatcggggaggagggggaggaggagggcgagggggagggggaggaggagggggaggaggaggaggaggaggaggaggagcgagacagggtgggaggggggaggagagaggccagcgCTTGTCTATCTGATGACTCCACCCCGGAGGCAGACCTGAACTTCTCTAAGAAGTTCCTCAACGTCTTCCTCAACGGACGCTCACGCTCCTCCA gcGCAGAGTCCTTCGGCCTGGTCTCCTGTGTGGTCAACGGAGAGGAgaaggaccagacacacagggcTGTGTACAG GTTCATCCCCCGTCATGATGatgagctggagctggaggtggacGACCCCCTGCTGGTGCTGTCCCAGGGGGAGGACTATTGGTACGAGGGCTACAACATGCGCTCTGGCGCCCACGGCATCTTCCCAGCCTTCTACGCCACGGAGATTGCCAAGGAGCCCCGCGCCCTCACAG aGGGGAGGACATCTGAGTGGGTGGACAGATACCGCCTGAAGTTCCTGGGGTCGGTCCAGGTGCCCTACCACAAGGGGAACGATGTGCTGTGTGCAGCCATGCAGAAG ATTGCGACCAATAGGAGGTTGACTGTCCAGTATAACCCTCCCTCATCATGTATCCTGGAGATTAACATGAAGGGAGTCAAACTGATGGTGCAGGACGACTATTACGCTTCCGACAGA agtAACGAGTGCAACCACTTCTTCCAGCTAAAGAACGTGTCCTTCTGTGGATGTCATCCCAAGAACAGCAA gtaCTTTGGCTTCATCACGAAGCACCCAGCCGACCAGAGGTTTGCATGCCACGTGTTTGTGTCGGAGAGCTCCACCAAGCCCCTGGCCCAGTCTGTGGG GAAAGCCTTTCAGTTGTACTATAAGGAGTTTGTTGAGTTCTCCTGCCCTACAGAAGACATCTATCTGGAGTGA